DNA from Dietzia lutea:
CATAGTCGGGGCGTCCCCAGCATGAGGGATGAACGTCCTGGCCCCCGGTGATCAGCACACCGTCGAGTCGATCGGCGACCATCTCTGCCTCCGCCTGATACGGGAGGTAGATCGGTATGCCCCCGGCTGCGGCCACACATTCAGCATAATCGTTGAATACGATATCGATTTCCACACTGCTGTAGCGCAAATCCATGTCGCGGATCACCGATGCCGACAGTTTGCGGCCGGTGATCCCGATTAATGGCCGGGCTTTCATGCGTCTGCTCCAATCGCGACGAGTGTGCGAGTGCCGTCACCAGAAGCCATCTCCGCGAATCCGGCGTTGATGTCCTCGAACGCCACGGTGCTGCTGATCATGCCGTCGAGGTCTAGTCGGTTCTGCTCGTACATCGACACAAAGCTATGGATGTCCGTACGGAATCGGTTGCTTCCCATGAAGCAACCCTGCAGCGTTTTCTCAGTGAAGATGAGGTCGCTTCCGTCGACTTCGATGGGTGGGTTAGCGGGGACCATTCCGACAACTGTGGCTGTGCCACCGGGTGCCAGCATCGCCACCGACTGGGCGACGGTGCGGGCATTACCGACCGCTTCGAACGCGAAGTCGACTCCGCCCCCGGTCAGCTGACGCACGACCTCGACAGGGTCGTCGACTCGAGCGTTGACTGTGGCCGAGGCGCCGCACGCCGCCGCACGCGCCAATTTCCCGTCGACGACGTCGACCGCGATGATGCTCGCTGCGCCACAGACGCGTGCGGCCTGGATGGCGGCAATCCCGATGCCGCCTGTGCCGATAACCGCCACTGTGGCACCGGGGGGTACTTGGGCACGGTGGACGACCGCGCCGTATCCCGTGGTGACCGCACAACCCAGGATGCTGGCTTGCGCTAAGGGCATCGACGAGGGGATCACCGCGAGCGCGTTCTGATGCACCACACACTGCTCGGCGAAGGCACCGATGCCGGCGGTCGGACGTACTGATACTCCTGCGGTATTGACGAGCCGTCGAGGGTTGGGGCCCTGCGATAGCGCGGAACGGTTCTCGCACAGGGTAGGGCGTCCGGCGGTGCAGTAGCGACAGCGGCCGCAGAACACCGACAGACAGGTCACAACGTGGTCGCCGGGTTCGATGCCTAGGACATGTGCCCCGACCTCTTCGACCACACCGGAAGCCTCATGCCCCAGTAGGATCGGCACTTCGGTGGGGAATGTCCCGTCCATCTCGTGCAGGTCTGAGTGGCACAACCCGGCATAGGCGATCCGGACACGTACCTCATCGGCCGCCGGTGCGGCCAGTGTCAGTCGTTCGATGTCGAGTTTGCCGGGGGCTGAGTTGAGGACCGCGGCCCGGATCAGCTCGGTCATCTCACACCAACTCGAAGTAGCGGGTTAGCTCCCAGTCGGTGATGGGAGACTCCGGCTCTCCGCCGTGATTGTGGTACTGCCTCCACTCCCAACGCTTGCGGCCGATCCAGTAGTCCACGAATTCTTCGCCCAGGACTGAACGCAGCACCGTGTCATTCTCCAGAATGGTCAGTGCCTTGCCGATCGTGTCGGGCAGTCGCTCCACCAGGCCGTCGGGAAGTCCGTAGGCCACTCCGACGAACGGTTCCGGCGGCTCGATGGCGTTCTGCAAACCGTTGAGCCCGGAAGCGAGGATTGCGGCGAGAACCACGTACACATTGGTGTCTGCTCCGGGTACCCGGTATTCGATGCGCGATTGCTTCGGATGGTCCACGACGGCGCGGATAGCGGTGGTCTTGTTGGCGACCCCCCAGGTGACCGTAGAGGGTGGTCCCTCAAAATCTGCGACTCGTCGGTAGGACGTGATCCATGGAAAAGCCAGGGCAGTCGTGGGCGCGACGGTCTCCATGACTCCGCCGAGGAAATGCCTGAGGTCGTCGGAGATACCCTCCGATGCATAGAATGCGTTGCTGCCATCGGACTTAGCCAGTGACAGGTTGATGTGGGAGGCCTGTCCGTATGCGTCACACCACTTCGCGATAAATGTGACCGTTCGGCCCAGTTCGAAGGCCACCTCGCGCATGACCTGCCGTACTCGAGTCCAGGAGTCACACGCGTTGACAGGGTCAGTGATGGAAATGTTCACCTCGACCTGTCCGACGGCCGCTTCGTCGTTACAGGCGTCCCATGCGATCCCGAGCTCGTCGAGTCGGTCTGATACCGCGGCCATGTATTCATGCCAGCGGTCGTCCTTAGTCATGTTGTAGCAGAAGCCAGCACTGCCGCCCAATGGGGTTAGGTCGCGAAAGCCCTTGGCGCGCGCAGTGTAAATGTCCTCCTCGAACACCGTGGCCTCGATCTCGATTGCCACTTTGGCGGTGTAGCCGGCATCCTTGATGCGCTCGTACGCGCGCTGCAGCATTCCTCGAGGGCACACGGACAGAGGATTTCCGAGCCGGTCGTGGAAATTCCCGAGAACCGATGCCTCGTTTGGTGACCACTGTACCAGTGTCGACAGGTCGGGCTTGAGGAAGACGTCGACCATGTCGCCGCGCCAGGATGGCCAGGCGAATCCGAACTCCGGGTTGTTGTGCAGATCCGAGCCGAACACCAGATCGACGAACCCGACGCCTGAGTCCAGGGTGCCCACGGCCTTTGCCGGCGAGAGGGCTTTGCCGATTAATCCGGAGTCCAGGCTTGTCCCCTCGGTTCGGACTCGTCGGATGTTGTGGCTGTTCAACCACTGCGAAAGGTCGGTCTGCGAAATGTGATCAGCCATGATACTGCACCTTCCATGAAGCGCCGGCCATCGCGGAAAGCTGCGGGAGCGTTCCGCGGACCCGCAGTTTGCCGGCAAAGAGGAGATCAAAGAACGAGTCCATACCGGCGAACAGCCGCTGCAGGTCGGCGGGATGAGCGTGGATCTCGTACGTGGATGCACCGTGACCGAGCACCAGTTCCTGTCCGTCGGAGGACACGACGACGAGTTGCTCCGGTAAGCCCGCGTCGTCTGAGACGGAATCCCAGAACTCTTCGGCGCATTCAGGCCACTCTTTCAACGGCGGGTTGAGAATTGCAGAGAGGTCGTAGACCAGCTCGTCGACGTCGGTCCCCTCGGGCTCACTCAAGCGGATTCGGTAGAGGTCGTCTGGTGCAAGGACGAGGTGGGTCGTGTATTCGTCGGCGATCCCATGGGCGACCGTGGCTCCGCCAGGGCTGAACGTGATGGTGGCCTTGCGCGGCGTATCGGCGACGGTGACGGCGGCGACCACGTTCTCGCGTCCGAGGTTGCGCAACCGCGACAAGCTCAGTTGGTCATTGCGACCGATACGGAGGATATGCCCCAGGGAAAGGACGAATGGAGTGGGATCGTGTTCGACATCGACCTCGAACACCGCCGTACTGCTGAGTGTTGTCATGTTGTCAGAGTCCGTTCTGCTTCGGCCGACTTGACCTTGGGCGATCAGAGGAATGGAGCACGATCACTCCGAGGCACGGGTGGGCCGCAGGCCAGCTCCGAGTCGGTGGCCCCATGAGGAGTCTCCAGTGTCGTGCGTACAGCTACGGCCGCTCAGTTCTCAGTTGCCGTGTTAGTCGACTGACTAACAGTGAAGACCATCACGTTCTCGATGTCAATAGCACTATCGGGTTGACCCGTTTTGACTAGCGGACTAACATTCGTCGACCTCGCTTTGCTGCGGCGATCTGAGGAGCGCACGCCACGCCCGGCGGGGGTTGATCCACACGCGGTCCGGATGATTAACCAACTCAGGCACCGCCGCTGGCGCTCTCGGAGCAGCCTCCGATTTCTCCGGAAGGGCACCGTTGGTCCCGTCAAGCGACCTCCGGCTTTCCGCGACTCGGGCAGGATTGAAGCGATCACCACCGGTCCAGGCTCTTCAACCGGCGATCGTTGCGCGCCTGCTGTCCTGCTGCGCTTCCGAGTCTGAGTAGCGGCCGGGACTCACGCACGCTGTACGACCGCCGACGTGCAAAGGGGGAGAAGCACAAGCGGGCGTTGATCGCGCGCCGACGGCACCCCCGCCCGAGGTGGCCTGCCGGGTGCTGGCCTCACCCGGGCTTACCGCGCCAACGCCCTGTTCGACGCGCACCGCGACGACCGGAGAGTTCGGCTACCGGTTCCTGGTCGACAAAGCCCGCGAAACCGGCGAGCCGATGGCCGAACGTACCACCTGGAAGATCTGCTCACAGCAGGGCTGGTGGTCGGCGTTCGCCGACGAACGCAGCAAGAACGGCAGTAAGCCCGGTCCGCCGGTGCACGACGACCTCTGCGCGGTGACCGATCGGCACGGCGCGATCCGCCACGAGTTCCGCGCCCAGGCACCGAGCCGATTGTGGCTCGCGAACGTTTCCCCGCACGCGGGAGGTAGCCCCTCCGAGCAATGGACCGGCGAGGGCAGGCTGTACCTCTGCGATCAAGGACGTCTACTCGAACCGGATAGGCGGCTATTCGATCTACTCACGGATGAAGTCCCGGCTGGCTGTCGAAGCGCTGAACAACGCGGCCTCTCGCCGTCAGCAAGCCGGCGGAGGTGTTGCCGGCTGTGCCTTCCCGCACCGACCGCGGGTCCCAGCTGGCGCAGCCGGGAGTTCGTCCACGCGATCGACCGGCACCACATGGTCGGGTCGATGGGTCGCCCGGGCGAGGCTGGAGACAACGCCACAATGAAGTCCTGGTTCGCCGTGCCGCTGAAGAACGTCCCCGACCGCCGCGCTGGGCCACCCGTGAGGAGTTACGGGGCGCGATCGTCACCTGGACGAGAGGACCTACCACCGCCGTCGCAGGCAGTCAGCCTGAGCGGGTCAAGACCGGTCGAATACGAGCTGATCATGACCACAATCGCTACCCAGGCGGGCCGAACCGCCACTGGAACCTGTCTGTGCAGCAGTCCCGAGAACCCTCAGCCGGACAAGGTTCGCCCCCGGCCATCAGCCGGTCGGCATCCAAACGCCGCGCGAGGATTGAGGCTGGCCGTCAACGCGATGAGAAGTGGCAGTCTGTGTCGGTCAGCACCTGCCAGCCGCCAGCGAGGGCGAACGGTGGTGTCGATAGGGTGGTCGGTACGAGTCTTCGGGGTGAAGGACTCCTTTGGCGGACATACTGAACACGTCCCTTCCCGCTGCCGTTCTCCGTTCTACATGCGGATTCGAGGTACCATGGCATAAAGCATCCCCACGTTAGTCTGCCGACCAACTAATTTCCCGAACTGCACTGAAAGGAACCCTGCCGCAACGGGCGGAGGCACGAATGGCTCGTATAACCGAAGAGCAACGTCGACTGGACCTGATCAATGCCGCTATCGAGGTCATCGCCGAGAAAGGCGTCGCTGGTGCCACGACACGGCGGATCGCGGAGCGGGCAAACTCACCGCTGACGATGATCCACTACTGCTTCGGCACCAAGGAAGACCTGTTCTACGCGATCTTCGAGCACATGGCGGTTAAGCACTTCGGTGAGAGGATTCACGTGCGCCCCGCGGTGGGTCTGGGGCGGGCGGCCGCGACGGTCGTGCGTCAAATCGGTAAGTGGGCTTCTGAGGTCGGCCCACTCGCCCAGACAGAGGTCGAACTCATGTCATGGATGGTCCGTCAGGACACGGAAAAGGCCCGCATGATCTACAACATGACTCTCGAGGTGTTCGCCGCGAAGCTGCGAGTGGGGCTTCGCCCAGATGACGACAAGCATCTGGTCGACGTCATCGCGCGAATTATCGCGTCCTATGGTGACGGCTCCGTGCTGC
Protein-coding regions in this window:
- a CDS encoding Zn-dependent alcohol dehydrogenase, which encodes MTELIRAAVLNSAPGKLDIERLTLAAPAADEVRVRIAYAGLCHSDLHEMDGTFPTEVPILLGHEASGVVEEVGAHVLGIEPGDHVVTCLSVFCGRCRYCTAGRPTLCENRSALSQGPNPRRLVNTAGVSVRPTAGIGAFAEQCVVHQNALAVIPSSMPLAQASILGCAVTTGYGAVVHRAQVPPGATVAVIGTGGIGIAAIQAARVCGAASIIAVDVVDGKLARAAACGASATVNARVDDPVEVVRQLTGGGVDFAFEAVGNARTVAQSVAMLAPGGTATVVGMVPANPPIEVDGSDLIFTEKTLQGCFMGSNRFRTDIHSFVSMYEQNRLDLDGMISSTVAFEDINAGFAEMASGDGTRTLVAIGADA
- a CDS encoding glutamine synthetase family protein; translation: MADHISQTDLSQWLNSHNIRRVRTEGTSLDSGLIGKALSPAKAVGTLDSGVGFVDLVFGSDLHNNPEFGFAWPSWRGDMVDVFLKPDLSTLVQWSPNEASVLGNFHDRLGNPLSVCPRGMLQRAYERIKDAGYTAKVAIEIEATVFEEDIYTARAKGFRDLTPLGGSAGFCYNMTKDDRWHEYMAAVSDRLDELGIAWDACNDEAAVGQVEVNISITDPVNACDSWTRVRQVMREVAFELGRTVTFIAKWCDAYGQASHINLSLAKSDGSNAFYASEGISDDLRHFLGGVMETVAPTTALAFPWITSYRRVADFEGPPSTVTWGVANKTTAIRAVVDHPKQSRIEYRVPGADTNVYVVLAAILASGLNGLQNAIEPPEPFVGVAYGLPDGLVERLPDTIGKALTILENDTVLRSVLGEEFVDYWIGRKRWEWRQYHNHGGEPESPITDWELTRYFELV
- a CDS encoding TetR/AcrR family transcriptional regulator, which gives rise to MARITEEQRRLDLINAAIEVIAEKGVAGATTRRIAERANSPLTMIHYCFGTKEDLFYAIFEHMAVKHFGERIHVRPAVGLGRAAATVVRQIGKWASEVGPLAQTEVELMSWMVRQDTEKARMIYNMTLEVFAAKLRVGLRPDDDKHLVDVIARIIASYGDGSVLQNLTYADKASYELCLDSMAEALERLADAHRIVPAAAIL